A section of the Sphingomonas ginsenosidivorax genome encodes:
- a CDS encoding ImmA/IrrE family metallo-endopeptidase — protein sequence MSPEWNRLTPAVRVQIEAFQDAPPVRLPELARALGVSVKASTLGPGISGEIRPADDGGFVIRINRHDPPKRQRFTVAHELAHFLLHSDEIGNGIEDDVLYRSSLSDRREQQANRLAADILMPGDLVAEAREAAEEKGVGDVVLYLADLFAVSEAAMRIKIGQ from the coding sequence ATGAGTCCGGAATGGAACAGGTTGACCCCTGCCGTTCGCGTCCAGATCGAAGCGTTTCAAGACGCTCCGCCGGTTAGATTACCTGAACTGGCCCGGGCGCTCGGAGTGTCGGTAAAGGCTTCGACGCTCGGTCCGGGTATCTCCGGCGAAATACGGCCTGCCGACGACGGTGGCTTTGTCATTCGTATCAACCGGCACGATCCGCCCAAGCGTCAGCGCTTTACTGTGGCTCATGAGCTTGCGCACTTCCTACTGCACAGCGATGAGATCGGCAATGGTATCGAAGATGACGTGTTATACCGGTCCAGTCTGTCTGATCGCCGTGAGCAGCAAGCTAATCGGTTAGCTGCAGATATACTTATGCCGGGCGATTTGGTTGCTGAGGCACGAGAGGCGGCCGAGGAAAAGGGCGTTGGTGATGTAGTTCTATATCTCGCCGATCTCTTCGCCGTGTCCGAAGCTGCAATGCGGATCAAGATCGGGCAATAG